The genomic stretch CTTCAGGAATTGGACCTGGAGCTTAGGTTGGGACATGAATCCTGAGTCTCTCATATGATCAAGATCACTCATTGACCACTGGTAccaagaacattttttttttcttacgtTCGTAATTTCATGACATGGTTTGATTGTTTTATTTGAgacttctccttcttcatcttcttcttcttcttcttcttcttcttcttccatgacATCGTTATACTTGTACTGTTCTTAACAATATTTGCTAATATAGGAAGACAAAGAAATGTGTACAGTATTAAATGTTCTTTGacatagagaaagagagactcaTTTGTAACTTTGAAGTTACACCTTGGGGACATTTACTTAAACTAAAAACTGAGTCTCATTACACTAACCTCAGACTTCTCATTTGTAAGATCAGTCTCTCGTTTGGTGACAATAAGTTGAGCCATTTGTCTTCCTAGTTGTAACTTTGTTTCCTTCGTGGTGATCTTGTATACtcattttctttaataaaaagaaaaaaaaaaaataataataataataagactTTCAAGTTGTATTGAGTAATGAAAATGTGAGCTAATATTTGGGGCATTTTAAATTCTGTTATTTATTGTTCTCTTTCTTATACTCCAGTAACTTAATTTATGTAATTTAATTTATGGAGGGTTTTAATTTCTGTTTATTGCTCTCATTCTTATactcaaataattttttcttttaaaaaaaaggagaaaaagataaTTAGTTATAGGGAGAGAGTTCTCTGAGGAAGCAGAATATTCTACACCCAAGTTTGGATCATATTCACAtacaaaaaccatttttggaCATTTTGTGGTCGACACATGGACTCCACTAAGTCTAGAGACCTATGCTactgagtgagtgagtgagtgagggtgtgtgtgtgtctatgagagagagagagagagagagagagagagagagagagagagagagggtctaTGAGGAAGTAGGGTACTCTACACCCCTAGTTCAGATCACATTTTccgtaaaaaaaaatttcttgtacACTGTGATTGACACATGAACTCCACTAAAATCAAAAGCCTATGCTACTGAGAAATACTGAATGAGGAGATATAGCATGCGCCTTAGGCCCACATTGATAAATTAAtcattatttctcttctttaaaataatattaataataataataatagatttGAGGAAGCCCTTATGCTCAGAGAGCCTTTTTTCCTTTAGTTCTAATAACAGTACCTCATACCTCTATCAAAAAGGTAATTTGAATTCTAATTAATAATAACCTTACACTTCTTATTTCATATGGATCAAATTCATCATCAAATTGTTGTGCGGAAATATAAATATGCTTAAGAGGAATACTATTACTACTAGCTAGAGATCTACTTGCTTGTTATAAATTTAAGGTGTACACTGTAGCCTTATTCTAAACATCTTTCATTATCGCAACTATGTGGTTAAGTTTTAGTTATTACTGTCTGTGCTGTTGATGTTTCATGTATTTATAGAGAATCGGAAAGGCGTTTAAATTCAGTGGAAATGTTGTTGTCTATTTTAGAGACTCATTCATTCCCTATTTGAGATATTCCAACATAAATTTCCTTACGATATTAGAAATACAAATAAATGTCATTGGATTTAAGATTTACCACAATATCGATATAAATTGAAGACTCAAATTGCACATAAATGTTGAGGGATGTATTCTATAAACTAGGTTAGTGGGCTGCCTCTGAAGGGCCATTAAAAACACGTAGGGTTTGAGGTTTGGAATTCGGGGTAATTTGGAGAAATTGTACCTTTTTGTTTTCCTATAAATTGTTGTGATGGAGGTTATTAGGATACTGAAAATTCTTTGTAAGCATAGAGAGGCATGAGGAAAAGAGCTTGCAACCCTTTAGTGAAAACTACTCTCATATCTCCCGTTGATGTAGGCACTTTGCCGAACCATGTAAATCCTTGTATTGTGATTGTGTATAATTGtaccttctttccatttattgtgttttatgTTTCATGAATATGTTTCAGTTCTAAAATGACTACTACTTTACAACCATTGATGAAATCATAGAGTATTGCTGAACGCCAATCCCAAAAATAGATAGCAGAAAATATTTTCAGTTCATGTAGAAAAGTAGACATAAGCAAACTCGTATCTACAGCCTTTGGTTCTCAGTCCCTTAATATTTAGTATAATTGTACTCTCTTCTTTAATGGTTTTACTTCATTCTTTGGTGCTATTGTACCGTTCTTCTTCAACACTTATCCCCTTGTGCCATTGTAATGGTAGGTCTTGTTGGGGTTACAATGTCCTGAATTTCGTCATTTGCTTTGGTGGGCTGATTTTGAAGGGCAATTAAGAGGCCTATAGCCTGTGGCCTCAAGGCTTGGAAGAATTCTGATTGAAATCAGAATTGATGGAGACCGATCTCGTACCTGATTCTGAGTTCTTAACTGTATGTAATTGTTATTCCTCCTAATCTATCTGTGTTGGTCTAGGTCTTGTTGCTGATGAGAAACCTGACCATTAATTTGTCAAGCCCTGATTTTCAACTAATTGTAAGTTTTGGTTTCCCCTAAAATGTTGGTTTGTTATTCTTCTTGATGCCACAATCTATTTCTTCCATTAAAGCATGCAAATGAATTTTTCTGTCTTGTTTAACTTCTAGTTTTAGACAGTCAAGCATCAAATCTTCTGAGTTTGACTGTTGCCAATGTTTCTATAACATGGATAACTAGCTGATTCAACCATTTCGGTTTATTTCACTTTTAAGTAGTGAGTCCAGAAAAATCTAATTATAGTGCTAGtaacaaaattaagaaaaactCTGGTTGATGCCTTGAGTACTGGAGAACTCAGTTTCCTAAGAGCAAGGGTTGGATGTAAAATcgtaaaaaaatttcttagaaaaaaaaaagtaaagataaaATTAATCAATTTAGATCGATACAGACTGATTCAAGATTgatatcatatcagtatcaaCAAATACCGATAcccaagaactaaatccttgatagGAATCTGAATTTATTGAAATTTCTTCCACAACTTTTCAGCCCGAAATCCTTCTTTATGAGACTGCTAAATTCCTCTAATTCTTAGCTGCCAACACATCATCCAAGTCCAAGTTGGCTGATTCAATATGTAAAAGGGTTATGGTTTAGAATAGTTTATTTTAGTAGACCAAACATTAAGTTGATTAATCCATTGAACCAAAATGACCCTACTATTGTTGAACCACTCGTCTGAATCATACAACTAAAGTGCATGCTGGCCAAAGCCTtaccaaaatttattttattcttgggTTGAACCAAGTAACCTTGACCCACTACCATTGAACCAGTCATGCTGAACCAGAAATTTATGTTGGCTTTCGTCAAGCTTGTTGATCCGGATGTTCACTTATcctctaaaacaaaaaaaaaaactcttccaaGCCACAACATTGTAGCCCAAAGCCAGAATGAGGCTGAACCATTGAACAATACTTTCAGATTCATTCATCAATATCAAATAGATTAAGGCAACTcatgcaaccttcttttattattGATAAGGAGTTTGTAtgtatcaataaaaaagaaaaatattaaaagacAGATTAAGGCATCCCATACAACCTTCTTTGTGCAgaccaaaagaaaagaggagaggtCCCTAAATCAATCAGTACAAACCCTATAATACAATTCATGTAATAtagaaataaaaacttaaaaaatttaTATCTAGGTGAAAGTAGGTGGAGGGGATCCAAATTCTACCCTCTTACTTAGGCCAATGTGCAATCACTTTGTCGTCCTCGGGTTTTAATTTGTCTACAACATGAACCCCATCAAATTTTACGATAGCCATGCAGTCCCTACAAGTATCTCTTGCTGCAAAATAAACGTCTGCATGAGTAGCTACAAATACACCATTCCTGTTATACCAAAAATCACAACTGTAGAGAGTGTCAGTAAAAATAGTATCACAGAAGTCCCATGTGAATTCCTCGTTGTAATAAAGTGCCTTCTCTCCGAAATCATCTTCCTTTGATTGACACTGCAAGTGCAATCTCTTTCCTGGAGCCAACATGTTCTTCACTCTTACGTGCTTATGAGTAGTCGTGAAGCACCCAGAAACTGAAGATGATGAGTACTTCATCATCACAGCAAGAATGATCAAAACAGGTATGATACCAGTAAAACCGCCCATTgtgttcttcttcttgttcttgctgCGTTGTTGTTCTTCTTGTGTTGTTTATGAGGTTTAATTCTTCTTCCCCCACTTAAATAGAGTAGTTTTTGATCCATTCATGGCAACTCCATATTTAGTCATATTATATCCAGGAAATATTCCGTGTAATGAGATTGTGCAAATCTAACCATTctctaaaatagaaactgagAGTAGACCTTCAAGACAAATTAAAACAGTTCAAATCAATATCCATATATTTATTTTGTCTCAACTTTCCATAATATTATGAGACACGTGTCAGAAACGGATTATTTCGTCTCAACTTTCCATAATggttttttggtaaaaagaacTTCATTAATGAGGAAAAGTAAACTTTCCATAATGGTAACTTGAAGTATATATGTAATTGATAAATCAATGGATTTGATTTGGAGAGTTCGGTTTTCCTTAGCATCTATGATTCACTCTGGCAAATTTACAAGTGAAAGCTAGAACCCTAGACCCGTGACGATGGATAAAATTGATAGGTGAAGAACCACCAagacaagagagaagaagattttttttgagTATATACATTAAAATAATTTTCCATTAATGGTCCTTTCAAAATTCTAATTTTAGATGCCTCTCCCTATCTTCCTAAATTTCTCTTGGTCTctctttctattatttttttatttttcaaaatcttgttgaaaagggaaaatttttttatgcaGCCTGCCTACGACCCCATGATAACAACCAAGGAAATGGAATCCCAAGGGCAGGCTTGAGAATATCCACCTAGGGTGTATTTTTTCACTTATACCCAtgagattccattcccttggttAGTACCAAGGGTTGTAGGTACTTGGTTGCAACCCAAGCAGCAACCAAGTTTCGTTcgttagaagagaaaaaattttgCTGCTGCCCGGGTTACAACCTTGTAGCTGCAACCTCATGGTAAtagccaagggaatggaatccgAGGGGCAGGCTTGAAAATATCCACCTAAAGTGTATTTTTCCATTTATACGCttgagattccattcccttggctaGTACCAGGGGTTGCAGGTACTTGACTAGTTTTGTTCgttggaaggaaaaaaatttcgcTACTGCCTGGGTTGCAGCCTCCATGGTAACaaccaagggaatggaatcccaAGGGCAGACTTGAGAATATACACCTAGGGCCCTTCTATTAAATCACTATCAAATTAAATAAGATTAGGATTACAACCTGTTTATAATTAGATTAGTATTTTGAAAAACCCAAAACTATTCTCGATAAATCTACACCAGTTTATTGGAGCTTCTTTCTTTgaacaagaaattaataaagaaaatgaaagagggATAAAATTTCATTGGTGCCATTTTAAAGAATGGTTAATTTGCTATGTAGGATCTAAACATCTATCACAAATTAAAAATTGGTTGATCTCCGAATTGAATGGACAGGTATTCAGTTATAGACATATGCCCCCTAGAATGAATATTAGCATGAAGAGATGGTAATGCAAGACATCTTAACTAGGCAAACCCATCTATAAATGGTTAGGACGataattaaagagaaaaatcaaCCTGATGAAACACACATCTATTCCTAAAGATCCAAATGTAGTAAATGGTAATAGCAGACACAGTGAGCATTAAAATCGTCTGTTATTCTTGTGTTTTTCTACCTGCAGTGAGTGACACATGGCAGCGGTTTGGTGGACGGTGGAGATTGagagtgggatggtatgaaccATATTTTGGTTTATTAATTCGTGAACCATGGTCACAGCTGAACCGGTTCTCACTGAATCGAACACAACTTAGTTGAGAACCGTGGCTGGTGATTCATACCTTCCACAGATTTGAAAATCCGCAGACCTCTCAAACTGAAACTTCACTGCCTCATCTCTCCGTCTCTGTTACTCTTTCGTTTACAAGCATCAATACTGCTAGACTTCGCATGAAGATTTCCCTCTCCCCTCTGCCTCCCTTCGTTTTCTCTCTTGCTATATGCTAAACTGATATTTTGAATCTGGGTTCTCTTTTTCGCTGTTGCGATATGCTAAACTGCTGAATCTGGACCAGAAAGCCCTAGATCCCCTTGTCATCTGAATATCTCTCACGGGCAAGGTTTCTCTTTGCGTTTAATCGACGGAGAGGGCAGCGCTAGATCCCCTTTTCTGCTGAATATCTCGGACGGGAAAGGTTTGTTTCTGCAGGTAAGCTCACCTATTGCGTTTAATCGAGGGAGAGGGCAGCCCTAGATCCCCTTTTCTGCTGATAGGATTTGCATTGCCATTTTGTCAAGGCCTGCTGGTTCTATCTACTGAATGTATCTCAGTTTTCtcaatcaatttgaaattggaaaaattCCTTCAAGCCTAGAATATCTAGACGTTGTATTAAGCAACTATTGCCACATACTTTTATCAAGAGTATCTGTTTATTTGGCATACTTTATTTATTTCACATTTTGATTATGTGGAGTATCTTACACCAACACTTATATATTCTTGTTAGGATTTATGAGCAGTTGCCCCTTAGATTTTCTTGGGCATGTTGTATTTTTCTAGTAATATTGGGGAGGAAAAGGTGAGAACATTTTTAGAAGATGATAATATCAATTTCTGGTAATCTTGAACCTTTAGGCATTGATGGGTATGATTGCAGGATTTTCGAATGCAGGTTTTCTTGAttccaggttttttttttttatgcagatttttttttttttttgaatgttgttgttgtttctcTGGTAATAGGGTAGGATTGCATAGCATAATTTTTTTGCGCAGGTAAGGATTCTTTAACtcaaatggtagagcacctggggtaatgcccaggttatggtggttcgaatccaccaagactcaTTTAGAGATGGGTTTCTTGTGGTGAATAGAGAGGGGTTTCTTGTCTTGAATAGGAAGGGTTTCTCTTCTTGCTTGTGTATGTTTGAGATGTCCTATAAACTGGCCAAGATGAAATTTTGTCCATTATGCACCCATTATTACAGGTTAATGATATGTAAGAAGAGAAACTTTGTCCATTACAAGCCAAGATGAGCATACTGCATATATATGCTGGATTTGTAGTTAAGCAGTCCAGTGTGTTTTTGAGTCTCTTTGTGGAATAATTCCTTTAAATTTCTGAAGTTCTATAATTAGTTGTGTACTTTAGTATTGATTCCAGTTTTAAGCATCCTATGATAGACTGCAAAGACAGCTCAGATAAACTATATAAGAGAATTATATAATGCCTGAATGTCATACACAAGTACAGAGTTTTGAAAGGAATGCTGAAGGAAACATAATTGTATGGGTGTGAAATGCAGAGAACCACCCAAACATGAAAGGCAGGTTTACATATTGTTTACTACATGTAGAATTCTGGAACTGTTCGAGTTTGGAATGAATGGGAAATCTGCTCAGAATGCTGGAATATATTGTTGGTAAGACTGCAACTCAGATCAACCGTAACCCATGAACATCAGACATG from Macadamia integrifolia cultivar HAES 741 chromosome 11, SCU_Mint_v3, whole genome shotgun sequence encodes the following:
- the LOC122092903 gene encoding S-protein homolog 29-like, with amino-acid sequence MGGFTGIIPVLIILAVMMKYSSSSVSGCFTTTHKHVRVKNMLAPGKRLHLQCQSKEDDFGEKALYYNEEFTWDFCDTIFTDTLYSCDFWYNRNGVFVATHADVYFAARDTCRDCMAIVKFDGVHVVDKLKPEDDKVIAHWPK